One Salmo trutta unplaced genomic scaffold, fSalTru1.1, whole genome shotgun sequence DNA segment encodes these proteins:
- the LOC115190798 gene encoding uncharacterized protein LOC115190798 — MLYLTVKRETLISRLYLFPWNPSQIQAVKQQEMSEGSKRILITNPEQSLKLNSSFRLNIPFSTAINPKRIHLIHRDSTTSFFRAIVKMTGVDIEMELFSEDERTVWKEMVSHDEFVTDTRSTSAVLGAGGPAESSLTGSAEQQLRSVRTEFVKRVSGPVLNELLDGLLQHTVINQEEMESVKVIAERTEKARDIIDMVLRKGTESCSRMINLLVELDPCLCSLLQINTVGVPT, encoded by the exons ATGCTCTATCTGACAGTGAAAAGGGAAACATTAATTTCTCGCCTATACCTGTTCCCCTGGAACCCCAGCCAAATACAG GCTGTGAAACAACAGGAAATGTCTGAAGGGTCTAAAAGGATTCTCATCACAAATCCAGAGCAGTCCCTAAAACTGAATAGTTCCTTCAGACTGAACATTCCCTTTTCTACCGCCATCAATCCAAAG aggaTTCATCTCATACATAGAGACAGCACAACAAGCTTTTTCAGGGCGATTGTGAAAATGACAGGGGTTGACATTGAGATGGAGTTATTCAGTGAGGATGAGAGGACAGTATGGAAAGAAATGGTATCACACG ATGAATTCGTCACTGACACCCGTTCAACTA GTGCTGTGTTGGGGGCAGGAGGTCCGGctgagagcagtctgactggttCTGCAGAGCAGCAGCTGCGTTCTGTACGGACAGAGTTTGTGAAACGAGTGTCAGGACCTGTCCTGAATGAACTGCTGGACGGACTCCTGCAACACACAGTCATCAACCAGGAGGAAATGGAGTCAGTGAAGGTGATAGCTGAGAGGACAGAGAAGGCACGTGACATCATCGACATGGTGTTGAGAAAAGGAACTGAGTCATGTTCCAGGATGATCAACCTTCTTGTGGAGCTGGACCCCTGTCTTTGTTCACTGCTTCAGATCAACACTGTTggagtaccaacctaa